The following are from one region of the Arcobacter defluvii genome:
- the prx-suh gene encoding thiol peroxidase Prx-SUH: MATTKLKGNEVTLSGTEINVGDIAPVVTVVARDLSDIQIGGEKEKAQIIVVVPSLDTAVCAAETRKFNVEAAKIENAEVIVVSMDLPFAMGRFCTTEGIENLKVGSDFRAKAFAKSYGVLISSGPLAGVACRAVFVINASGKVTYKEICPEITEEPNYEAALAAAKGVTGGSCGTGCGCH; the protein is encoded by the coding sequence ATGGCAACAACAAAATTAAAAGGAAATGAAGTAACTTTAAGTGGTACAGAAATTAATGTAGGAGATATTGCACCTGTTGTTACAGTTGTAGCAAGAGATTTATCAGATATTCAAATTGGTGGAGAAAAAGAAAAAGCTCAAATTATAGTAGTAGTTCCATCTTTAGATACAGCTGTTTGTGCAGCAGAAACAAGAAAATTTAATGTTGAAGCAGCGAAAATAGAAAATGCAGAAGTAATCGTAGTTTCTATGGATTTACCATTTGCAATGGGAAGATTCTGTACAACTGAAGGAATTGAAAATTTAAAAGTTGGTTCAGATTTTAGAGCAAAAGCTTTCGCAAAATCTTATGGTGTATTAATCTCTTCTGGACCATTAGCAGGTGTTGCTTGTAGAGCTGTATTTGTTATTAATGCTTCTGGAAAAGTGACTTATAAAGAAATTTGTCCAGAAATTACTGAAGAGCCAAACTATGAAGCAGCATTAGCAGCAGCTAAAGGTGTAACTGGTGGTTCTTGTGGAACAGGATGTGGTTGTCACTAA
- a CDS encoding CvfB family protein, producing the protein MNEKIEVGRLNTLRVNRVSEPGIYLISADETEVLLPNAYVTKSMEIDSLLEVFIYTDSEDRLVSTTLKPYVYLYEFASLEIVDSAKFGAFVDIGLPKDILVPKNKQKGTYDVGKRKVLQLQLDERTNRLIASEKYELLKEIRDLEKNDEVEIILYSKTPLGYKVIVNNRYEGMIYHTEIFENLKIGDKKRAYIKNIRADNKIDLSLQKIGEKISGDKVFDILVENGGKLNFTYKSEASDINEVFGLSKKAFKASLTKLLSEDKIVLEIDAIRVK; encoded by the coding sequence ATGAATGAAAAAATAGAAGTAGGAAGATTAAATACTTTAAGAGTAAATAGGGTTAGTGAACCTGGAATTTATTTAATTAGTGCTGACGAAACAGAAGTACTACTGCCAAATGCCTATGTTACAAAGTCTATGGAAATTGATAGTTTACTTGAAGTATTTATTTATACAGACAGTGAAGATAGACTTGTATCAACAACATTAAAACCTTATGTTTATTTATATGAATTTGCATCTTTAGAAATAGTTGATAGTGCAAAGTTTGGAGCATTTGTAGATATTGGATTACCAAAAGATATTTTAGTTCCAAAAAATAAGCAAAAAGGAACTTATGACGTTGGAAAAAGAAAAGTTTTACAACTTCAATTAGACGAGAGAACAAATAGGTTAATAGCCTCTGAAAAATATGAGTTATTAAAAGAGATAAGAGATTTAGAAAAAAATGATGAGGTTGAAATAATACTTTATTCTAAAACTCCATTAGGATATAAAGTAATAGTTAATAATAGATATGAAGGAATGATTTATCACACAGAAATTTTTGAAAATTTAAAAATTGGTGATAAAAAAAGAGCTTATATAAAAAACATTAGAGCTGATAATAAAATTGATTTGTCTTTGCAAAAAATTGGTGAAAAAATATCAGGTGATAAAGTTTTTGATATTTTAGTTGAAAATGGTGGAAAATTAAATTTTACTTATAAGAGTGAGGCTTCTGATATAAATGAAGTATTTGGTCTTAGTAAAAAAGCTTTTAAAGCTTCATTGACAAAACTATTATCAGAGGATAAAATTGTTCTTGAAATAGATGCTATTAGAGTTAAATAG
- a CDS encoding metal ABC transporter permease: MLEVLQYSFIQNALIAGILISIAAGIIGSLVVVNKITFLTGGIAHSSYGGIGLAIYLGIPVLFGATIFAVLTAIIIAIITLKNRTRIDAIIGIMWASGMAIGIIFVDLTPGYNVDLMSYLFGSIIAVSNEDLIFMSLLDFFIIFIILFFYKQILAVSYDSEFASLRGINVKFFYTLILILAALCVVAAIKAVGLILVIALLTIPTYLAETFANKLSSMMLISSILATIFTIIGLIVSYVYDISSGASIIMVSVIILTVVKLIGLKR; encoded by the coding sequence ATGTTAGAAGTTTTACAATATAGTTTTATTCAAAATGCCTTAATTGCAGGAATTTTGATTTCAATTGCTGCTGGAATTATAGGTTCTTTAGTAGTTGTAAATAAAATTACTTTTTTAACTGGTGGAATAGCTCATAGTTCTTATGGTGGAATTGGACTTGCTATTTATTTGGGAATACCTGTTTTATTTGGTGCAACAATTTTTGCTGTATTAACAGCAATAATAATTGCGATAATAACATTAAAAAATAGAACAAGAATAGATGCAATTATCGGCATAATGTGGGCAAGTGGTATGGCAATAGGAATTATATTTGTTGATTTAACTCCTGGATATAATGTAGATTTGATGTCATATTTATTTGGTTCAATTATTGCTGTTTCTAATGAAGACTTAATATTTATGTCTTTATTAGATTTTTTCATTATTTTCATTATTTTATTTTTTTATAAACAGATATTAGCAGTTTCTTATGATAGTGAATTTGCAAGTTTAAGAGGTATAAATGTAAAGTTCTTTTATACGTTAATTTTGATTCTTGCAGCACTTTGTGTCGTTGCAGCAATTAAGGCAGTTGGATTGATTTTAGTTATTGCACTTTTAACAATTCCTACATATTTAGCTGAAACATTTGCAAATAAACTTTCTTCGATGATGCTAATTAGTTCAATTTTAGCCACAATATTTACAATCATTGGGTTAATTGTTTCTTATGTATATGATATTAGTTCAGGAGCTAGTATTATTATGGTATCAGTTATTATTTTAACAGTAGTGAAACTAATTGGATTAAAAAGATAG
- a CDS encoding ElyC/SanA/YdcF family protein, with protein sequence MFVFKKIVSAFLLPIPIGLFLLFLSFIYLMFNSYKKAKFFLFLAFLWFALLSNQTISNAILYPLENSYPALLQTPKVNYILVLGSGHKNDDSLSITSQVKMTAINRLVEGIRHYKNLENAKLIVSGYSISGGDSHALMQEKLAISLGVKKEDIIRLDTPKDTKEEVIETKKIVGTEPFILVTSASHMKRSILLFEKEGLNIIASPTNNLAYLDDSYSAYFSAKNLRKVEIAIHEYLGLVYSWIRNEI encoded by the coding sequence ATGTTTGTATTTAAAAAAATCGTTTCAGCTTTTTTGTTGCCAATTCCTATTGGTCTTTTTTTACTTTTTTTATCTTTTATTTATTTGATGTTTAATTCATACAAAAAAGCTAAATTTTTTTTATTTCTAGCTTTTTTATGGTTTGCTCTTTTATCAAATCAAACTATTTCAAATGCAATTTTATATCCACTTGAAAATTCATATCCAGCTTTACTTCAAACACCAAAAGTAAATTATATTTTAGTTTTAGGAAGTGGACATAAAAATGATGATAGTTTAAGTATTACTTCTCAGGTTAAAATGACAGCAATAAATAGATTAGTTGAGGGAATAAGACATTATAAAAATCTAGAAAATGCAAAACTTATAGTTTCAGGTTATAGTATTAGTGGTGGAGATTCCCATGCTTTAATGCAAGAAAAATTAGCAATTTCATTAGGAGTTAAGAAAGAAGATATTATAAGACTTGATACTCCAAAAGATACAAAAGAAGAAGTTATTGAAACAAAAAAAATAGTTGGAACAGAACCTTTTATTTTAGTGACTTCAGCATCTCATATGAAACGTTCAATACTTTTATTTGAAAAAGAAGGATTAAATATCATTGCAAGTCCTACAAATAATTTGGCTTATTTGGATGATTCTTATAGTGCATATTTTAGTGCAAAGAATTTGCGAAAAGTTGAAATTGCAATTCATGAATATTTAGGATTAGTTTATTCTTGGATTAGAAATGAAATTTGA
- the amrB gene encoding AmmeMemoRadiSam system protein B, which translates to MSIRKAVVSGSFYPQKKEEILKYINHFNSVKTNDESFDDIKAIIVPHAGYIYSGYTANMAYKLVSASKKNIKRVVVIGPSHRVYLKGASVALYDEYETPLGNLKIDKEFSQNLIDKYDFLDFNVECEFEHSTETQTPFIKHYFGDVQLVEIVYGQIDYKDLSKVIDEVLKDKSNFVVISTDLSHFYTLEEAQKLDNICLEAINKKDLKLFDYCEACGKIGVKAIINWAIKNNYETKILNHCTSADVTKDKSRVVGYTSALIGV; encoded by the coding sequence ATGAGTATAAGAAAAGCAGTTGTAAGTGGAAGTTTTTATCCACAAAAAAAAGAAGAGATTTTAAAATACATAAATCATTTTAATAGTGTTAAAACAAATGATGAAAGTTTTGATGATATAAAAGCTATTATTGTTCCCCACGCTGGATATATTTATAGTGGTTATACTGCAAATATGGCTTACAAGTTAGTTTCAGCTTCAAAAAAGAATATAAAAAGAGTAGTTGTAATTGGTCCATCTCATAGAGTTTATTTAAAAGGAGCAAGTGTTGCTTTGTATGATGAATATGAAACACCACTTGGAAATTTAAAAATTGATAAAGAGTTTTCTCAAAACTTAATAGATAAATATGATTTTCTAGATTTTAATGTGGAGTGTGAATTTGAACACTCAACTGAAACCCAAACTCCATTTATAAAACACTATTTTGGAGATGTTCAATTAGTTGAGATAGTTTATGGGCAAATTGATTATAAAGATTTATCAAAAGTTATTGATGAGGTTTTAAAAGATAAGTCTAATTTTGTAGTAATTAGTACAGATTTAAGTCATTTTTATACTCTTGAAGAAGCGCAAAAACTTGATAATATCTGCTTAGAAGCAATAAATAAAAAAGATTTAAAACTTTTTGATTATTGTGAAGCTTGCGGAAAAATAGGAGTTAAAGCAATAATTAATTGGGCAATAAAAAATAATTATGAAACTAAAATATTAAATCATTGCACAAGTGCTGATGTAACAAAAGATAAAAGTAGGGTTGTTGGATATACTTCAGCTTTAATTGGAGTTTAG
- a CDS encoding MOSC domain-containing protein, which translates to MKKIGKVSSLLRYPVKSMQGENLKQTIITEKGLLGDRSYALIDIKSKKVISAKNPRKWPNIFKYSSSFLEEPTLNKIPNIEIKLPDKSVLSSSQNDIDEILSKNFNSDIRLSSNVPNDAKLEGLFDDSILDVIMPKGTFFDIGIIHLLTTSTISKLEELYKEGDFNINRFRPNIIIQLDSKEKDFVENNWVGKKIYIGEEVILKIKQSTSRCVMTTLEQENLPKDINILKTIKKSNDGKVGIYADVINTGIIKIDDSILIEE; encoded by the coding sequence ATGAAAAAAATAGGTAAAGTTTCTTCTTTATTAAGATATCCAGTTAAATCTATGCAAGGAGAAAATTTAAAACAAACTATAATCACTGAAAAAGGTTTATTAGGTGATCGTTCTTACGCATTAATTGATATAAAAAGTAAAAAAGTAATAAGTGCTAAAAACCCTAGAAAATGGCCAAATATTTTTAAATACAGTTCAAGTTTTTTAGAAGAACCAACACTTAATAAAATTCCAAATATAGAGATTAAATTACCTGATAAATCAGTATTATCAAGTTCCCAAAATGATATTGATGAAATATTATCTAAAAACTTCAATTCAGATATTAGACTATCCTCAAATGTTCCAAATGATGCAAAACTTGAAGGTTTATTTGATGATTCTATACTTGATGTTATTATGCCTAAAGGTACATTTTTTGATATTGGAATAATACATTTATTAACAACTTCAACTATATCTAAACTAGAAGAATTATATAAAGAAGGAGATTTTAATATTAATAGATTTAGACCAAATATTATTATTCAATTAGATTCCAAAGAAAAAGATTTTGTTGAAAATAACTGGGTAGGTAAAAAAATATATATTGGAGAAGAAGTTATTTTAAAAATAAAACAATCAACAAGTAGATGTGTAATGACTACATTAGAACAAGAGAATTTACCAAAAGATATAAATATATTAAAAACCATTAAAAAAAGTAATGATGGAAAAGTTGGAATTTATGCAGATGTTATTAACACAGGAATAATAAAAATAGATGATTCTATTTTAATAGAAGAATAA
- a CDS encoding AraC family transcriptional regulator, with product MNKKNILNKNKSFSFIKIDIESKKDFFTFSPQQHELYEIVYITKSQLKYKIDFQEFILKKNTLSLVKPWQIHQLLKDDFFENCEGYIFHFSKEFLPPNSIINELFEENALPIIKISNAISKNISNLILMIEKEEDIHNRISSHLFCSILEYILKFKEPDANLYYKNERIYTLIRLIDDNYKTEKNTHFYANYFGITTKRLNELTKQYLNKTLLSLIIDRNIIEIKRQLSYSNLSIKEISEKMGFNSTSHFSKFFKKYSNYTPSEFKALKTKS from the coding sequence ATGAATAAAAAAAATATTTTAAATAAAAATAAATCTTTTAGTTTTATAAAAATAGATATAGAAAGTAAAAAAGATTTTTTTACTTTTAGTCCTCAACAGCATGAATTATATGAAATCGTATATATAACCAAAAGTCAACTAAAATATAAAATTGATTTTCAAGAATTTATTTTAAAAAAAAATACTCTATCTTTAGTAAAACCTTGGCAAATACATCAGTTATTAAAAGATGATTTTTTTGAAAATTGTGAAGGATATATTTTCCATTTTTCGAAAGAATTTTTACCTCCAAATAGTATTATAAATGAATTATTTGAAGAAAATGCATTACCTATTATTAAAATTTCCAATGCTATTTCAAAAAATATAAGTAATTTAATTTTAATGATTGAAAAAGAAGAAGATATACATAATAGAATTTCTTCGCATCTTTTTTGTTCGATTTTAGAATATATATTAAAATTTAAAGAACCAGATGCAAACTTGTATTATAAAAATGAACGAATTTATACTTTAATAAGATTAATTGATGATAACTATAAAACTGAAAAAAATACACATTTTTATGCAAATTATTTTGGAATAACAACTAAAAGATTAAATGAATTAACAAAACAATACTTAAATAAAACTCTTTTATCTTTGATTATTGATAGAAATATTATTGAGATTAAAAGACAATTATCATATTCAAATTTATCTATAAAAGAGATATCTGAAAAAATGGGTTTTAATAGCACTTCACATTTCTCAAAATTTTTTAAAAAATATTCAAACTATACACCTTCAGAATTTAAAGCCTTAAAAACAAAATCTTAG
- a CDS encoding metal ABC transporter ATP-binding protein: MELINISNLSYRYHKTDVLENINLSINENDFLAIIGPNGGGKSTLLKLILGLLTPQSGTINKKIPNSLIGYVPQNTNLNIDFPITALEIVLMGHISSKKKIFGYSKDDISCAMKSLEQVGMEKFANSKIGDLSGGQRQRVFIARALCSNPKIMLLDEPTASIDVKGQREIYELLKELNKSICIVVVSHDISVLLNYAKNVAHINKNIVYHSLENVQKNINTQNEHLCEVELLSALGKTQICCNHNH, encoded by the coding sequence GTGGAATTAATAAATATAAGTAATTTATCTTATAGATACCATAAAACAGATGTATTAGAAAATATAAATTTATCAATAAATGAAAATGATTTTTTAGCAATAATTGGACCAAATGGTGGTGGAAAATCAACTTTATTAAAATTGATTTTAGGATTGTTAACTCCTCAATCTGGAACAATTAATAAAAAAATACCAAATAGTTTAATAGGATATGTTCCTCAAAATACAAATTTAAATATTGATTTTCCAATTACTGCTTTAGAAATAGTTCTGATGGGACATATTAGCTCTAAAAAGAAAATATTTGGTTATTCAAAAGATGATATTTCTTGTGCAATGAAATCATTGGAACAAGTAGGTATGGAAAAATTCGCAAATAGCAAAATTGGTGATTTAAGTGGAGGACAAAGACAAAGAGTTTTTATAGCACGTGCTCTTTGTTCAAACCCGAAAATTATGCTTTTAGATGAACCAACAGCAAGTATTGATGTAAAAGGTCAAAGAGAAATTTATGAATTATTAAAAGAGTTAAATAAATCTATTTGTATAGTTGTTGTTAGTCATGATATCTCTGTTTTATTAAATTATGCAAAAAATGTAGCACATATCAATAAAAATATTGTTTATCACTCTTTAGAAAATGTACAAAAAAATATAAATACACAAAATGAGCATTTATGCGAAGTTGAACTTCTATCAGCATTAGGAAAAACTCAAATTTGTTGTAATCACAACCATTAA